The following proteins come from a genomic window of Iamia sp. SCSIO 61187:
- the jag gene encoding RNA-binding cell elongation regulator Jag/EloR, translated as MEWVEITSRTVQEATEQALDTLGVDEADAEVQVVEEPQPGLFGRTRGKARVRARVVPKQHPPKQERRDRKRSPRGAKGRDDAPAAPSDEGGSAPAEADAPAADDSSTDSGSSGPRRRRRSRGGQGGGRDSGARGDRDTGREAEQGDSVEPTLTLDEHVEAVETFVRGLVDAFGAEATIEVAEIDDETREVQVIGSDLGLLIGPRGQTLQAVHELARTVVFRAAPGGQDGRVRIDIGGYRERRRQALEQFSAKIGEEVAASGTARALEPMSPPDRKVVHDTINGIDGVRTTSEGEEPRRRVVVLPDT; from the coding sequence GTGGAATGGGTCGAGATCACCTCGCGCACCGTCCAGGAGGCCACCGAGCAGGCACTCGACACCCTGGGCGTCGACGAGGCCGACGCGGAGGTCCAGGTCGTCGAGGAGCCCCAGCCGGGGTTGTTCGGACGCACGCGCGGCAAGGCCCGGGTGCGGGCCCGGGTCGTGCCCAAGCAGCACCCCCCCAAGCAGGAGCGGCGCGACCGCAAGCGCTCCCCGCGGGGTGCCAAGGGTCGTGACGACGCCCCGGCGGCGCCGAGCGACGAGGGCGGGTCCGCCCCGGCCGAGGCCGACGCACCCGCTGCTGACGACTCGTCAACAGACTCCGGGTCCTCGGGCCCGCGCCGCCGTCGGCGCAGCCGCGGCGGCCAGGGCGGGGGCCGCGACTCCGGCGCCCGCGGTGATCGCGACACCGGCCGGGAGGCCGAGCAAGGAGACAGCGTGGAGCCCACACTCACCCTCGACGAGCACGTCGAGGCGGTGGAGACCTTCGTCCGGGGCCTCGTCGACGCCTTCGGCGCCGAGGCCACCATCGAGGTGGCCGAGATCGATGACGAGACCCGTGAGGTCCAGGTCATCGGCTCCGACCTCGGGCTGCTGATCGGGCCCCGGGGCCAGACGCTGCAGGCCGTGCACGAGCTGGCCCGCACCGTCGTCTTCCGAGCCGCGCCCGGCGGCCAGGACGGTCGGGTCCGCATCGACATCGGCGGCTACCGCGAGCGCCGGCGCCAGGCCCTCGAGCAGTTCTCGGCCAAGATCGGCGAGGAGGTCGCCGCCAGCGGCACCGCCCGGGCGCTCGAGCCCATGTCGCCGCCCGACCGGAAGGTCGTCCACGACACGATCAACGGCATCGACGGGGTGCGCACCACCTCGGAGGGCGAGGAGCCCCGTCGACGCGTCGTGGTCCTCCCCGACACCTGA